One window of Acidobacteriota bacterium genomic DNA carries:
- a CDS encoding NADH-quinone oxidoreductase subunit H, which produces MFLPVLPILFITFLLETGRIPFDLAEAESELIAGYTTEYGGFYFALFYLGEYFHLYCFSVVYSLCIFGG; this is translated from the coding sequence ATTTTTTTACCTGTACTTCCTATATTGTTTATTACTTTTTTACTTGAAACTGGTAGAATACCTTTTGATTTAGCTGAAGCAGAATCTGAGTTAATAGCAGGATACACTACTGAGTATGGTGGTTTCTATTTTGCTTTATTTTATTTAGGAGAATATTTTCATCTTTACTGTTTTTCAGTAGTATATTCATTATGTATTTTCGGTGGATGA
- a CDS encoding NADH-quinone oxidoreductase subunit H has translation MGIISTFFSYLLILVGFVSKNKYSVLASARVVVILLNLELLLNFFIVSLVIISESLSFTQIVSLQSEGK, from the coding sequence ATGGGAATTATTTCAACATTTTTTTCTTACTTATTAATTTTAGTTGGTTTTGTATCAAAAAATAAATATAGTGTTTTAGCTTCAGCGCGTGTAGTTGTTATTTTATTAAACCTAGAGTTATTACTTAACTTTTTTATAGTATCGTTGGTTATAATTTCAGAATCTCTTTCTTTTACTCAAATTGTTTCTTTACAATCTGAGGGTAAATGA
- a CDS encoding NADH-quinone oxidoreductase subunit H, protein MSFNNMLLTFNFYHTMFNYFFIFLISFIKSVLLFLILTITIATVTLMERKLLSLIQRRVGPNYVGYRGRLQFIADALKLIFKQIVVINKVNKFLFITIPALVLITSYLF, encoded by the coding sequence ATGAGTTTCAATAATATGCTGTTAACATTTAATTTTTACCACACAATGTTTAACTACTTTTTTATTTTTTTAATATCTTTTATAAAATCTGTATTATTATTCCTTATATTAACAATAACTATAGCAACTGTAACCTTAATGGAACGAAAATTACTTTCTTTAATACAAAGACGTGTCGGACCTAATTATGTTGGCTATAGGGGTAGATTACAGTTCATAGCAGACGCGTTAAAATTAATATTTAAACAAATTGTTGTAATTAATAAAGTAAATAAGTTTTTGTTTATTACTATCCCCGCATTAGTTTTGATAACAAGTTATTTATTTTGA
- a CDS encoding cbb3-type cytochrome c oxidase subunit I: MHDTLYVVAHFHLMLSGAVVMSIFVGLYFYFPIFFQTKYSRNFAHAHIFLYTGGH, encoded by the coding sequence ATGCACGATACTCTTTATGTAGTTGCTCATTTTCATTTAATGTTATCAGGAGCGGTTGTTATGTCTATATTTGTTGGTTTATACTTTTATTTTCCAATTTTTTTTCAAACAAAATATTCAAGAAATTTTGCACACGCTCACATATTTTTATATACAGGGGGTCATTGA
- a CDS encoding cbb3-type cytochrome c oxidase subunit I translates to MVVKQLIKKYLYTINHKKLGLNYFYFALVTSMSGALLASAIRLEMAYPGSPFFGGDSLKYLQVITAHALIMIFFVVVPVFFGGFANFLLPYHVGSKDVAFPRLNSLGF, encoded by the coding sequence TTGGTTGTTAAACAACTGATTAAAAAATATTTATATACAATAAACCATAAGAAGTTGGGTTTAAATTATTTTTACTTTGCGTTAGTAACAAGCATGTCCGGAGCTTTATTAGCATCCGCCATCAGACTAGAAATGGCGTACCCCGGTAGTCCATTTTTTGGTGGAGATTCTCTAAAATATTTACAGGTAATTACAGCACATGCTTTAATTATGATTTTTTTTGTTGTTGTTCCTGTATTTTTTGGGGGGTTTGCTAATTTTTTGTTACCATACCATGTTGGTAGTAAGGACGTAGCTTTTCCAAGGTTAAATAGTTTAGGTTTTTGA